The region TCTGGAAGAGAATAAAGAATTTAATGAAATCAATAAAGTTATTAATGATGGAGCATTGGTGAAAAAGGTTCTAAGGATGGTTGATACAAGTGAATTTAAGCGTAATCAGTCTGCACCTGTACTTCGAATATCATCAAAAGCCTTTGGATATGGCAGAAGATATCCTATTGTTCAAGGCTGGCGGACCTGACAGTTTTTCCACTTTAAAATAGTTGACTGCAAAATAGATTGTAAAATCTAAACAGTCTTATTAGTTTAGCATTAGCAAATTATTAATTTTTAGAGTAAATGACATGACAAATGAAAAAGAATTACAAATAATTGAAGAGGTTACCGTAAGATTTGCTGGAGATTCAGGCGATGGAATGCAGCTTACTGGTTCTCAATTTAGTGATACAACAGCTTGGGTAGGTAATGATCTAAAAACCCTGCCTGATTATCCCGCTGAAATACGCGCACCTGCCGGAACAATTTACGGCGTTAGTGGATTTCAATTACATTTCAGCAGTGAAAATATCCATACACCTGGCGATCAGCCGGATGTTTTAGTTGCAATGAATCCTGCAGCTTTAAAGAAAAATCTTTCTGAGTTAAAGAAAAACGGAATGATAATCGTTAACAGCGATGCTTTTGATTCAAAGAATTTAAAACTTGCTCACTATGATTCAAATCCGTTGGAAGATAATTCACTTGAAGGTATAACAGTATTTACTGTACCAATAAGTTCATTAACTGAAAATGCATTAAAAGAAACTAAATTATCAGTAAAAGAAATTGCAAGATGCAAAAACTTTTTTGCACTTGGATTAATGTATTGGTTGTATAACAGACCACTTGAAAATACAGAAAAATGGATCGAAGAAAAGTTTGCTAAAAGTCCTGAATTTATTGAAGCAAATACAAAAGCCTTGCATGCCGGATATAATTACGGCGAAATGACAGAAGTTTTTACAACACGTTATGCAGTTGAACCTGCAAAACTGCCAAAAGGCACTTACAGAAATATTTCTGGTAACGAAGCTACAGCATTAGGATTCCTTACAGCATCAGTGAAAAGCGGATTACCTTTGTTTTTAGGTTCTTATCCAATTACTCCTGCTACAGAAATATTACAGTTCTTAAGTACATATAAAAATTTTGGAGTTAAAACATTTCAGGCAGAAGATGAGATCGCCGGAATTGCTACTGCTATTGGTGCTTCGTTTGCTGGTAATCTTGCAATTACTTCAACCAGCGGTCCAGGATTAGCATTAAAAACTGAAGCAATTGGTCTTGCTGTAATGACTGAATTACCTTTGGTTATTATAAATGTCCAAAGAGGAGGTCCTAGTACTGGTTTGCCTACAAAAACAGAGCAAGCAGATCTTTTGCAGGCTGTTTTAGGAAGAAATGGTGAATCTCCTGTTGCAGTTGTTGCTGCTAAAACACCGAGAGATTGTTTCTATATGGCGATTGAAGCTTCAAGAATTGCATTAAAATATATGACACCGGTTATTCTTTTAACCGATGGTTATCTGGCAAATGGCAGTGAACCCTGGAGAATTCCCAATATAGATAGTCTGCCTAAAATCGATGTGAAATTAAGAACTGAAGCAGATGGATTTTATCCTTATTTAAGAAATGAATTTCTTGCAAGACCTTGGGCAGTACCTGGTACTCCAAATCTCGAACACAGAATCGGTGGTCTTGAAAAAGCAGATATTACAGGAAATGTGAGTTATGATCCCGAGAACCATAATAAAATGTCCCGACTTAGAGCTGAGAAAATAAAAAATATTGAAAATGATATTCCACTTCTTGAAGTTGATGGCGACCAATCAGGCGATCTTTTGGTCCTTGGCTGGGGTGGAACATACGGTTCAATTAAAGAAGCAGTTATTAAGGCAAGGATTTTAGGTTATAAGGTTTCTCAGGCACATCTGCAATATCTGAATCCTTTTCCAAAAAATACCGGAGAAGTTCTTAAAAGTTTTAAAAAGGTGCTTGTACCTGAAATCAATCTCGGGCAGTTAGCTAAATTATTAAGAAGCGAATATCTCATAGAAGTAGAACAGTTTAATATGATGAGAGGATTGCCGTTAAGAGTATCCTATATTTTAAATAAGATTAAAGAAATCCACGGAGGAAGTAATGGAAAGTAAAGTTGAGATGAATACAAAGAAGTTAACAGCTAAAGATTTTGCATCGGATCAGGAAGTAAGGTGGTGTCCCGGATGTGGTAATTACTCTATTCTTGCTCAGGTTCAAAGAACTTTTCCTGAAATAATTGAAGTGCCAAAAGAAAATATAGTTTGGATATCTGGAATTGGATGTTCCAGCCGATTCCCATATTATATGGATACTTATGGATTCCATGGAATTCATGGAAGAGCACCAGTATTAGCAGCAGGTGTAAAACTTGCAAATCCAAAGTTAGATGTTTGGGTTGCTACAGGAGATGGTGATTTACTCAGTATCGGTGGTAATCATTTTATACACGCTTGTAGAAAAAATATTGATTTGAAAGTGCTTCTGTTCAATAATCAAATCTATGGTTTAACAAAAGGACAGTATTCACCTACATCCGAAAGAGGAAAGGTTACAAAGACTACACCTTATGGAAGTGTGGATTATCCGTTTAACCCTACAATGCTTGCAACAGGTGCTGATGCTACATTTATTGCACGTTCGATCGATCGGAATACAAAACATTTACAAGAAATGATAAAAAGAGTTGCAAAACATAAAGGATTAGCTTTTCTGGAAATATATCAGAATTGTAATATCTTTAACGACGGAGCATTCGCTCTGCTTACTGAAAAAGATACAAAGGATGATAATGTTTTAATGTTGGAACATAATCAGCCGATGGTATTTGGAAAAAATAAAGATAAAGGAATTAAAATTGATGGACTAAAACCAATTGTCGTTGATTTATCGAACGGGAAATATTCCATCAATGATGTCTTAGTCCACGACGAGTTTGATGAATCTCCGATGCGTGCAACTATATTATCAAGTTTTACTACTACACCAGGTTTTCCAACTCCGGTTGGTGTATTCAGACAAATCTTTAAGCCAACTTATGGTCAGGGACTTACTGAACAAATAGAAGATATTAAGAAGCAAAAAGGCGAAGGTGACTTGAAAAAAGTATTGTTTGGCAGTAATACCTGGGAAGTTAATTGAACTTTTCAATTTTGAATTTTTATTAAGCTTATATTTATTTTTCGGGGCTTGAATTATTGTCAAGCCCTTTTATTTTTAAATGATATATGATAGATTTTTCTAAACTTAAAGAAATAGTTCTGAATAATAACTCGTTTCTACTTACAACTCATGTTAATCCGGATGCTGATGCTATTGGTTCAGAAGCAGCATTTTATTATCTGCTGAAAAAACTTGGGAAACAAGCATACATAATCAATCACAGCGAAACTCCCTACAACATGGAGTTTTTCAATAAAGATAAAATCCTGCATAAGTATGATGAAAATCTTCATAAGAATTTGTTTAATAGTGTTGATGTACTTGTAGCACTTGATTTCAACCGCTCTGATCGGGTTGTTAGTATGCAGGAACCTTTTATGAATTCTGATAAATTAAAAATTTGTATTGATCACCATCAGTTGCCTGAAGATTTTGTTGATCATCTTTTTATTGATAGTAACTATTGTGCAACAGGACAGATTATTTTTGATTTCATAAAACAAACAAATATCGTAGAACTTGATTTACAAATTGCAAATCCAATATATGCCGCAATTATGACTGATACAGGCTCGTTTAGATTTGAGAGAACTACGGCTGAAGTGCATAGAATAACAGCAGAATTACTTGATCTTGGGGTTTGCCCCTGGGAAATTTATGATCAGCTTTATGATCAAAGTAAATTCAGTAAAATAAAATTACTCGGGCGAGCACTGGATTCTGTAAAGTTGGATGCAGAAGGCAGAATAGGTTATATGATGTTAACTCAAAAAGATTTTGATGAGCTTGGTGCTTTAGAAAGTGATACTGAAAATTTTGTTAACTTTAATCTTTCTGTTGAAAATGTTGTAATCGGAATAATATTTATTGAACTTAAAGATGGTTTCAAAGTTAGTATCCGTTCAAAGGGAGATATCCCTGTTAATCTTCTTGCAAGAGAGTTCGGCGGCGGAGGACATATTAACGCATCAGGTGCAAGGTTCTTTACAAATAATATGCAGAAAATGATACCTGTAATTCTTGCTAAAGCAAAAAGTTATCTTAAATAGTCAAGGTTGTAAATATGTATAAAATAAGTCTTTCCTCTGGCGGGACAAAAATTTCTTATAAGCCATTATCAATTACTCTTAAATATTTGATTGATGATAATAAACTTGAAAAGAGTCTCCCAAATCTAGAAAAGATTTTTAACATAAAATTTTCTGAACTTCAAAAGAAAAGCTTTCTATCCTCTGATGTTAATAAAATCCGAATTACAAAGCCCACTGGAAAACCGGATGAAATAATATTGTTTAAAATAAAACCAGATGATTTAAATCCAGATTATTTTAGAAATCAATTAGCAGAGTTTATAGTTAATCTGCAGTCTGAAGTGATAGAAAACTTGTACATATTTATACCATCCTTTTCTGTTGTAAAAAAGTATTTTGATAGTGAAGAATATTATTATCAGTCACTTGCAGAAGGTGTATTGCTGGGTAATTATTCTTTTGATAAGTATAAAAAAGAAAAACAAAAACAGAAATCTCTGAATGTTTGTTTTTATGCAGAAGATGAAAGGAAACTTAAGTCTGCATTAAAAAATGCTTTTAATATAATTTCTTCAGTTGCACTTACACGTGATCTGCAAAATGAGCCGGCAAATAATCTTACACCGGATATTTTTGCAAACAGAGTATCGAATGAGCTGCGTAAACTTGGTATTAAGACAACTGTGTTCGGACAAAAAGAAATTCAAAGAAGAAAGATGGGCGGTTTGATCGCAATCGGGCAGGGAAGTATCAACAAGCCAAAGTTTATTATTCTTGAATACAAACCTGCGCTAAAATCAAAAAGGAATAAAAAAGAAGATGTAAAGACTATCGCTTTGGTTGGAAAGGGAATTACTTTTGATACCGGTGGAATTTCTCTGAAGCCTTCAAAAGGTATGGGTGCAATGAAAGCAGATATGTCCGGTGCCGCCGTTGTTGTTGGAACATTAAGCGCTGCTGCTAAATCAAATCTGAAAGTTCATTTATATGGTATTATTCCTGCAGCAGAAAATATGTGTTCAGGAGAATCGATAAGACCCGGAGATATTGTAAAAATTTCAAATGGAAAGAGTGTAGAGATTGAAGATACAGACGCTGAAG is a window of Ignavibacterium sp. DNA encoding:
- a CDS encoding 2-oxoacid:acceptor oxidoreductase subunit alpha, which gives rise to MTNEKELQIIEEVTVRFAGDSGDGMQLTGSQFSDTTAWVGNDLKTLPDYPAEIRAPAGTIYGVSGFQLHFSSENIHTPGDQPDVLVAMNPAALKKNLSELKKNGMIIVNSDAFDSKNLKLAHYDSNPLEDNSLEGITVFTVPISSLTENALKETKLSVKEIARCKNFFALGLMYWLYNRPLENTEKWIEEKFAKSPEFIEANTKALHAGYNYGEMTEVFTTRYAVEPAKLPKGTYRNISGNEATALGFLTASVKSGLPLFLGSYPITPATEILQFLSTYKNFGVKTFQAEDEIAGIATAIGASFAGNLAITSTSGPGLALKTEAIGLAVMTELPLVIINVQRGGPSTGLPTKTEQADLLQAVLGRNGESPVAVVAAKTPRDCFYMAIEASRIALKYMTPVILLTDGYLANGSEPWRIPNIDSLPKIDVKLRTEADGFYPYLRNEFLARPWAVPGTPNLEHRIGGLEKADITGNVSYDPENHNKMSRLRAEKIKNIENDIPLLEVDGDQSGDLLVLGWGGTYGSIKEAVIKARILGYKVSQAHLQYLNPFPKNTGEVLKSFKKVLVPEINLGQLAKLLRSEYLIEVEQFNMMRGLPLRVSYILNKIKEIHGGSNGK
- a CDS encoding 2-oxoacid:ferredoxin oxidoreductase subunit beta — its product is MESKVEMNTKKLTAKDFASDQEVRWCPGCGNYSILAQVQRTFPEIIEVPKENIVWISGIGCSSRFPYYMDTYGFHGIHGRAPVLAAGVKLANPKLDVWVATGDGDLLSIGGNHFIHACRKNIDLKVLLFNNQIYGLTKGQYSPTSERGKVTKTTPYGSVDYPFNPTMLATGADATFIARSIDRNTKHLQEMIKRVAKHKGLAFLEIYQNCNIFNDGAFALLTEKDTKDDNVLMLEHNQPMVFGKNKDKGIKIDGLKPIVVDLSNGKYSINDVLVHDEFDESPMRATILSSFTTTPGFPTPVGVFRQIFKPTYGQGLTEQIEDIKKQKGEGDLKKVLFGSNTWEVN
- a CDS encoding bifunctional oligoribonuclease/PAP phosphatase NrnA — protein: MIDFSKLKEIVLNNNSFLLTTHVNPDADAIGSEAAFYYLLKKLGKQAYIINHSETPYNMEFFNKDKILHKYDENLHKNLFNSVDVLVALDFNRSDRVVSMQEPFMNSDKLKICIDHHQLPEDFVDHLFIDSNYCATGQIIFDFIKQTNIVELDLQIANPIYAAIMTDTGSFRFERTTAEVHRITAELLDLGVCPWEIYDQLYDQSKFSKIKLLGRALDSVKLDAEGRIGYMMLTQKDFDELGALESDTENFVNFNLSVENVVIGIIFIELKDGFKVSIRSKGDIPVNLLAREFGGGGHINASGARFFTNNMQKMIPVILAKAKSYLK
- a CDS encoding leucyl aminopeptidase; this translates as MYKISLSSGGTKISYKPLSITLKYLIDDNKLEKSLPNLEKIFNIKFSELQKKSFLSSDVNKIRITKPTGKPDEIILFKIKPDDLNPDYFRNQLAEFIVNLQSEVIENLYIFIPSFSVVKKYFDSEEYYYQSLAEGVLLGNYSFDKYKKEKQKQKSLNVCFYAEDERKLKSALKNAFNIISSVALTRDLQNEPANNLTPDIFANRVSNELRKLGIKTTVFGQKEIQRRKMGGLIAIGQGSINKPKFIILEYKPALKSKRNKKEDVKTIALVGKGITFDTGGISLKPSKGMGAMKADMSGAAVVVGTLSAAAKSNLKVHLYGIIPAAENMCSGESIRPGDIVKISNGKSVEIEDTDAEGRVVLADALHYASQLKPDQIIDLATLTGACVVALGEFVAGMFTKDEQMADRLYKSGMKTYDRVWRLPLWDDFNELIKSDVADVANLGSTRWAGAITAAKFLEHFVDKNIPWTHLDIAGPAINNSSKSYTKKYMTGFGVRLLFDYLSNKI